Proteins co-encoded in one Xanthomonas campestris pv. badrii genomic window:
- a CDS encoding Dps family protein, with amino-acid sequence MSKKKNANKPVVVNDALPVAAASAPHIDIGIKDADRKQISDGLARYMADAFTLYLKTHNFHWNVTGSMFNSLHTMFETQYTEQWAALDEVAERIRALGYNAPGSYREFVALTSIPEEPGLSDSADWREMVRQLVSGNEAVCRTARKVLGTADDAGDDPTVDLLTQRLQTHEKYAWMLRSLLQ; translated from the coding sequence ATGTCCAAGAAAAAGAACGCCAACAAGCCTGTCGTCGTCAACGATGCCCTGCCGGTCGCTGCCGCATCGGCGCCACATATCGATATCGGGATCAAGGACGCCGATCGCAAGCAGATCTCCGACGGCCTGGCCCGCTACATGGCTGACGCCTTCACCTTGTATCTGAAGACCCACAACTTCCATTGGAATGTCACCGGGTCGATGTTCAACTCGCTGCACACCATGTTCGAAACCCAGTACACCGAGCAGTGGGCTGCGCTGGACGAAGTGGCCGAGCGCATCCGCGCCCTGGGCTACAACGCACCGGGCTCGTACCGCGAATTCGTCGCGCTGACCTCGATCCCGGAAGAGCCGGGCCTGAGCGACAGCGCCGACTGGCGCGAGATGGTGCGCCAGCTGGTCAGCGGCAACGAAGCGGTCTGCCGCACCGCGCGCAAGGTGCTGGGCACCGCCGACGACGCCGGCGACGACCCGACCGTGGACCTGCTGACCCAGCGCCTGCAGACCCACGAAAAGTACGCCTGGATGCTGCGCTCGCTGTTGCAGTAG
- a CDS encoding glucokinase family protein, whose amino-acid sequence MAATSHSAQASVLPAIPAAAGFIAADVGGTHVRLGHALQTDGGAIELAHYRTYRCAQYPSLDAILADFLPQVSRVDAVVIASAGVALDEDTFISNNLPWSISPKRLRSALDLRRVHLVNDFEAVAYAAPLMEPRAVLQLSGPTPRHARAAGPILVVGPGTGLGAAVWIDARPRPIVLATEAGQVALASTHAHEAQLLHILLRDRHYLPLEHVLSGPGLLRLYTAACQLHGTTPRLASPAAITHAALHEDDALARETLQVFCALLGHAVGDMALAYGAAGGIYLAGGILPTIGSFLAASAFRARLLDKGGMREVLERIPVKLVEHGQLGVFGAANWYLQHHADVS is encoded by the coding sequence GTGGCTGCGACCTCGCACTCTGCTCAGGCTTCTGTCTTGCCCGCCATTCCTGCTGCAGCCGGCTTCATCGCCGCCGATGTCGGTGGCACGCATGTGCGTCTTGGTCATGCGCTGCAGACCGACGGTGGCGCGATCGAGCTGGCGCATTACCGCACCTATCGCTGTGCCCAGTACCCCAGCCTGGACGCCATCCTGGCCGATTTCCTGCCACAGGTGAGCCGCGTGGATGCGGTGGTCATCGCCAGTGCCGGGGTTGCGCTGGACGAAGACACCTTCATCAGCAACAACCTGCCGTGGAGCATTTCGCCCAAGCGCCTGCGCAGCGCGCTCGACCTGCGTCGCGTGCATCTGGTCAACGATTTCGAAGCGGTCGCCTACGCCGCCCCGCTCATGGAGCCGCGTGCGGTGCTGCAGCTGAGCGGGCCCACACCGCGGCATGCACGCGCCGCCGGTCCCATCCTGGTGGTCGGGCCGGGCACCGGGCTGGGGGCGGCGGTGTGGATCGATGCCAGGCCGCGCCCGATCGTGCTGGCCACCGAAGCCGGCCAGGTCGCGCTGGCCAGCACGCACGCGCACGAAGCGCAGTTGCTGCACATTCTGCTGCGCGATCGGCACTACCTGCCGCTCGAACATGTCCTGTCCGGCCCCGGCCTGCTGCGGCTCTACACCGCCGCCTGCCAATTGCATGGCACCACCCCGCGGCTCGCATCGCCCGCGGCGATCACCCACGCCGCCCTGCACGAGGACGATGCGCTCGCACGCGAAACGCTGCAGGTGTTCTGCGCCCTGCTCGGCCATGCCGTGGGCGACATGGCCCTGGCCTACGGCGCGGCCGGCGGCATCTATCTGGCCGGCGGCATCCTGCCGACCATCGGCAGCTTCCTGGCGGCCAGCGCGTTTCGTGCGCGCTTGCTCGACAAGGGCGGCATGCGCGAGGTGCTCGAACGCATCCCGGTCAAATTGGTCGAGCACGGGCAATTGGGCGTGTTCGGCGCGGCCAATTGGTATCTGCAGCATCACGCTGACGTGTCGTAA
- the hrpA gene encoding ATP-dependent RNA helicase HrpA produces MSAIDTDLANTLRERRRAVDGAMSRDRGRLLGLWSRWQGKPGNVQAREAFEQALAASQAQRQARAEQQPAITPDEQLPIAREAERIIALIRDHQVVVIAGETGSGKTTQLPKLCLAAGRGAAGMIGCTQPRRIAARAVAARVADELKTPLGTTVGFQVRFTDRVGEHSRIKFMTDGILLAEIASDRWLSAYDTIIVDEAHERSLNIDFLLGYLKQLLKKRPDLKLIVTSATIDTGRFAQHFDNAPVISVEGRTFPVEVRYRPLEGEAGGDDDAAGRDGERTVNDAIVAAIDEITRLDPRGDVLMFLPGEREIRDAHHALERRKYRDTEVVPLYARLSAADQDRVFNPGPRRRLVLATNVAETSLTVPRIRYVVDLGFARVKRYSPRQKLDRLHIEPISQASANQRMGRCGRIAEGICYRLYAEADFAARPAFTDPEIRRSSLSGVILRMLQLGLGRVEDFPFLEAPDERAVADGWQQLLELGAIDADRRLTAIGRQMARLPVDVKLARMLVAAQQHGCLREMIIIAAFLGIQDPRERPPEAREAADNAHALFADARSEFVGILRLWEAYRQAHEDLTQSKLRDWCGRHFLGFLRMREWRELHRQLRLLCEELGWSEEPATAMLAPLLAGASAPARADGHNANRPTRGQLHRAARLAREGKADPAAPSVRPAAVAPNRQAEAAEASARTSERERAAAYQALHRALLAGLPTQIGHRTEKGDFLAARQRRFVPFPGSALARKPPPWMLAATLLDTQKVWGMTNAAIEPEWAIAELGHLLARKHFDAHWSRAQGQVVASEQISLFGLVLAPKKPVHFGKIDPVASHDLFVRQGLVTGEITTRAAFVADNLRVLEQAREEEAKLRRAGIVADEDWQARWYLDRIPAELHSASGLDAWWKTLPADKRRSLHWSLNDLLPGEGSEADRFPKYFPLGGARLPLHYRFEPGAIDDGVTLEVPLHLLNALDPARLSWLAPGFVADKASALIRSLPKAQRRNFVPAPDFGRAFYEAYSLPSADDMRGELARFLSKATGVQVAALDFDEQALETHLLMNLRLRDDDGKVLAESRDLDGLRARFGERAGQAFAARAGRALAAEGLRDFPAAPIPEQVAGEAGVPAYPALVDQGEDAALRIFADRNEAAQAHPRGVRRLLEIALADKIKQARKQLPVSPKTGLLYAAIESQERLRGDLVDAALNAVLAEGLGAIRDPGAFAHRRDDAGKRLFGEAMERLKLAESILGAVAELKPLLEAPLMGWARGNLDDMEQQLRALVHAGFLRQTPAQALANYPRYLKAMILRTERAKRDPARDQARMLELKPFVDALEDAAARGLQQRPDWQALRWDLEELRVSVFAQELGAKSGVSAKKLAQRVAALRG; encoded by the coding sequence ATGAGCGCTATCGACACCGATCTTGCCAATACCTTGCGCGAGCGCCGCCGCGCTGTCGATGGCGCGATGAGCCGCGACCGTGGGCGCTTGCTGGGCCTGTGGTCGCGCTGGCAGGGCAAGCCCGGTAATGTGCAGGCGCGCGAGGCCTTCGAGCAAGCACTGGCGGCGTCGCAGGCGCAGCGCCAGGCGCGTGCCGAGCAGCAGCCGGCCATCACCCCGGATGAGCAGTTGCCGATCGCGCGCGAGGCCGAGCGCATCATCGCGTTGATCCGCGACCACCAGGTGGTGGTGATCGCCGGGGAGACCGGTTCGGGCAAGACCACGCAGCTGCCCAAGCTATGCCTGGCCGCCGGGCGCGGTGCGGCCGGCATGATCGGCTGCACCCAGCCGCGCCGGATCGCCGCGCGCGCGGTGGCCGCACGCGTGGCCGACGAGCTGAAGACCCCGCTCGGCACCACGGTGGGTTTCCAGGTGCGCTTCACCGACCGGGTGGGCGAGCATTCCCGCATCAAGTTCATGACCGACGGCATCCTGCTGGCCGAGATCGCCAGCGACCGTTGGTTGTCGGCCTACGACACCATCATCGTGGACGAGGCGCACGAGCGCAGCCTCAACATCGATTTCCTGCTGGGCTATCTCAAGCAACTGCTGAAAAAGCGCCCCGACCTGAAGCTGATCGTCACCTCGGCCACCATCGATACCGGGCGCTTTGCCCAGCATTTCGACAACGCGCCGGTGATCAGCGTGGAAGGCCGGACCTTCCCGGTGGAGGTACGCTACCGGCCGCTCGAAGGCGAGGCGGGCGGCGATGACGACGCTGCCGGGCGCGACGGCGAACGCACCGTCAACGATGCCATCGTGGCGGCGATCGACGAGATCACCCGCCTCGATCCGCGTGGCGACGTGCTGATGTTCCTGCCCGGCGAGCGCGAGATCCGCGATGCGCATCATGCCCTGGAACGGCGCAAGTACCGCGATACCGAAGTGGTGCCGCTGTATGCGCGGCTCTCTGCCGCCGACCAGGACCGGGTGTTCAACCCCGGTCCGCGTCGGCGCCTGGTGCTGGCCACCAACGTGGCGGAGACCTCGCTGACGGTGCCGCGCATCCGCTACGTGGTGGACCTGGGGTTTGCGCGGGTCAAGCGCTACAGCCCGCGGCAGAAGCTGGACCGCCTGCATATCGAGCCGATCTCGCAGGCCAGCGCCAACCAGCGCATGGGCCGTTGCGGGCGGATTGCCGAGGGCATCTGCTACCGGCTGTATGCGGAAGCGGACTTTGCCGCGCGCCCGGCGTTCACCGACCCTGAGATCCGGCGTTCGTCGCTGTCCGGCGTGATCCTGCGCATGCTGCAGCTGGGGTTGGGGCGGGTCGAAGACTTCCCGTTCCTGGAAGCGCCGGACGAGCGTGCGGTGGCCGACGGCTGGCAGCAATTGCTGGAGCTGGGGGCGATCGATGCCGATCGGCGTCTGACTGCCATCGGCCGGCAGATGGCGCGCCTGCCGGTGGACGTCAAGCTGGCACGCATGCTGGTGGCCGCGCAGCAGCACGGCTGCCTGCGCGAGATGATCATCATTGCAGCGTTCCTGGGCATCCAGGACCCGCGCGAGCGTCCGCCCGAAGCACGCGAGGCCGCCGACAACGCGCATGCGCTGTTTGCCGATGCGCGCTCGGAATTCGTCGGCATCCTGCGGCTGTGGGAGGCGTACCGGCAGGCGCATGAAGACCTCACCCAGTCCAAGTTGCGCGACTGGTGTGGCCGGCATTTCCTGGGCTTCTTGCGCATGCGCGAGTGGCGCGAACTGCATCGGCAGCTGCGTCTGCTGTGCGAAGAACTGGGCTGGAGCGAGGAGCCGGCCACGGCCATGCTGGCGCCGCTGCTGGCCGGCGCCAGCGCGCCAGCGCGTGCCGATGGCCACAACGCCAACCGGCCCACGCGCGGGCAGCTGCACCGTGCCGCGCGGCTGGCGCGCGAGGGCAAGGCCGATCCGGCCGCGCCATCCGTGCGGCCTGCAGCGGTGGCGCCCAATCGGCAGGCAGAGGCCGCCGAGGCGTCGGCGCGCACCAGCGAGCGTGAACGTGCTGCTGCGTATCAGGCGCTGCACCGCGCGCTGCTGGCCGGCCTGCCGACGCAGATTGGCCACCGCACCGAAAAAGGCGATTTCCTGGCAGCACGCCAGCGCCGTTTCGTCCCGTTCCCCGGCTCGGCGTTGGCACGCAAGCCGCCGCCGTGGATGCTGGCCGCCACGCTGCTGGATACACAAAAAGTCTGGGGCATGACCAATGCGGCGATCGAGCCGGAGTGGGCCATCGCCGAATTGGGGCATCTGCTGGCGCGCAAGCATTTCGATGCACACTGGTCGCGTGCGCAGGGGCAGGTGGTGGCGTCCGAGCAGATCAGTCTGTTCGGGTTGGTGCTGGCGCCAAAGAAGCCGGTGCACTTCGGCAAGATCGATCCGGTGGCCTCGCATGACCTGTTCGTGCGCCAGGGCCTGGTGACCGGCGAGATCACCACGCGTGCGGCGTTCGTGGCCGACAACCTGCGGGTGCTGGAACAGGCGCGCGAAGAAGAAGCCAAGCTGCGTCGCGCCGGTATCGTGGCCGACGAGGACTGGCAGGCGCGCTGGTATCTGGACCGCATTCCGGCCGAGCTGCATTCGGCCAGCGGGCTGGACGCCTGGTGGAAGACGCTGCCGGCCGACAAGCGCCGCAGCCTGCACTGGAGCTTGAACGATCTGCTGCCCGGCGAAGGCAGCGAGGCCGATCGATTCCCCAAGTACTTCCCGCTGGGCGGTGCGCGGCTGCCGTTGCATTACCGCTTCGAGCCGGGCGCCATCGACGATGGCGTGACGCTGGAAGTGCCGCTGCATCTGCTCAACGCGCTGGATCCGGCGCGTCTGTCGTGGCTGGCGCCGGGTTTCGTCGCCGACAAGGCATCGGCGCTGATCCGCAGCCTGCCCAAGGCGCAACGGCGTAACTTCGTACCGGCGCCGGATTTTGGCCGGGCGTTCTACGAGGCCTATAGCCTGCCGTCGGCCGATGACATGCGCGGCGAGCTGGCGCGCTTCCTGTCCAAGGCCACCGGCGTGCAGGTGGCGGCGCTGGACTTCGATGAGCAAGCGCTGGAGACCCATTTGCTGATGAACCTGCGACTGCGCGACGACGACGGCAAGGTGCTGGCCGAATCGCGCGATCTGGACGGGCTACGCGCGCGCTTTGGCGAACGTGCCGGCCAGGCGTTTGCCGCACGTGCCGGGCGTGCGCTGGCCGCCGAAGGCCTGCGCGACTTTCCGGCGGCGCCGATCCCCGAGCAGGTGGCCGGCGAAGCCGGTGTGCCGGCGTATCCGGCGCTGGTGGATCAGGGCGAGGATGCCGCGCTACGCATCTTTGCCGACCGCAACGAAGCGGCGCAGGCGCATCCGCGCGGCGTGCGGCGGCTGCTGGAAATCGCCCTGGCCGACAAGATCAAACAGGCGCGCAAGCAGCTGCCGGTGTCGCCCAAGACCGGCCTGCTGTATGCGGCGATCGAATCGCAGGAGCGCCTGCGCGGCGATCTGGTCGATGCCGCGCTCAATGCGGTGCTGGCCGAAGGCCTGGGCGCCATCCGCGACCCGGGCGCGTTCGCGCATCGGCGCGACGATGCCGGCAAGCGCCTGTTCGGCGAAGCGATGGAACGCCTGAAACTGGCCGAAAGCATCCTGGGTGCGGTGGCCGAACTCAAGCCACTGCTGGAAGCGCCGCTGATGGGCTGGGCGCGTGGCAACCTGGACGACATGGAGCAACAGTTGCGCGCCCTGGTGCATGCCGGCTTCCTGCGCCAGACCCCGGCGCAGGCCCTGGCCAACTACCCGCGCTATCTCAAGGCGATGATCCTGCGCACCGAACGCGCCAAGCGCGACCCGGCGCGCGACCAGGCACGCATGCTGGAACTCAAGCCGTTCGTGGACGCGCTGGAGGACGCGGCTGCGCGCGGGCTGCAGCAGCGGCCCGATTGGCAGGCACTGCGCTGGGATCTGGAAGAACTGCGGGTGTCGGTATTCGCGCAGGAACTGGGTGCCAAGTCCGGCGTCTCGGCGAAGAAGCTGGCGCAGCGGGTGGCGGCATTGCGCGGCTGA
- the recQ gene encoding DNA helicase RecQ, translated as MSSPAHELLSRVFGYDAFRGPQQAIVEHVAAGNDALVLMPTGGGKSLCYQVPALLRDGIGIVVSPLIALMQDQVEALRQLGVRAEFLNSTLDAENAQRVERALLSGDLDLLYVAPERLLTQRFLSLLERSRIALFAIDEAHCVSQWGHDFRPEYRQLTVLHERWPHIPRMALTATADPPTQREIAERLDLVDARHFVSSFDRPNIRYTVVQKDNARKQLQEFLTRHRGCAGIVYAMSRRKVEETAQQLCAQGFNALPYHAGLPAEVRAENQRRFLREDGIIMAATIAFGMGIDKPDVRFVAHVDLPKSLEGYYQETGRAGRDGEAAEAWLCYGLGDVVLLKQMIEQGEAAEERKRLERAKLDHLLGYCESMQCRRQVLLAGFGETYPKPCGNCDNCLTPAAAWDATVAAQKALSCVYRSGQRFGVGHLIDILRGSENERIKQLGHDQLSTYGIGRDLDERTWRSVFRQLVAASLLEVDSEGHGGLRLTDASRQVLKGERQVMMRRENPSAGRERERSTQRTGLPVQPQDLALFNALRGLRAELAKEQNVPAFVIFHDSTLRNIAEQRPTSIDALSRVGGIGGGKLARYGAQLIDIVREQG; from the coding sequence ATGTCTTCTCCCGCACACGAATTGCTCAGCCGCGTCTTTGGTTACGACGCCTTCCGCGGCCCGCAGCAGGCCATTGTCGAACACGTCGCTGCCGGCAACGACGCGCTGGTGCTGATGCCTACCGGCGGCGGCAAGTCGCTGTGCTACCAGGTCCCGGCCTTGCTGCGCGACGGCATCGGCATCGTGGTCTCGCCGCTGATCGCATTGATGCAGGATCAGGTCGAGGCGCTGCGCCAGCTCGGTGTGCGTGCCGAATTCCTCAATTCCACCCTGGATGCGGAGAACGCCCAGCGTGTCGAACGCGCCTTGCTGTCCGGCGATCTGGACCTGCTGTACGTGGCGCCGGAACGGCTGCTGACCCAGCGCTTCCTGTCGTTGCTGGAGCGCAGCCGCATCGCCCTGTTCGCCATAGACGAGGCCCACTGCGTCTCGCAGTGGGGACACGACTTCCGCCCGGAATACCGCCAGCTCACCGTGCTGCACGAACGCTGGCCGCACATCCCGCGCATGGCGCTGACGGCCACCGCCGACCCGCCCACGCAGCGCGAGATCGCCGAGCGCCTGGACCTGGTGGACGCGCGCCACTTCGTCAGCTCCTTCGACCGCCCCAACATCCGCTACACCGTGGTACAGAAGGACAACGCGCGCAAACAGCTCCAGGAGTTCCTCACCCGCCATCGCGGCTGTGCCGGCATTGTCTACGCGATGTCGCGGCGCAAGGTGGAAGAAACCGCTCAGCAGCTGTGCGCGCAAGGCTTCAATGCCCTGCCCTACCATGCCGGCCTGCCGGCGGAGGTGCGCGCCGAGAACCAGCGCCGCTTCCTGCGCGAGGACGGCATCATCATGGCCGCCACGATTGCGTTCGGCATGGGCATCGACAAGCCCGACGTGCGCTTCGTGGCGCACGTGGACCTGCCCAAATCGCTGGAGGGCTATTACCAGGAAACCGGTCGCGCCGGCCGCGACGGCGAGGCCGCCGAGGCCTGGCTCTGCTACGGCCTGGGCGATGTGGTGTTGCTCAAGCAGATGATCGAACAAGGCGAAGCGGCCGAGGAGCGCAAGCGCCTGGAGCGCGCCAAGCTCGACCACCTGCTCGGCTATTGCGAATCCATGCAGTGCCGCCGCCAGGTGCTGCTGGCCGGCTTCGGCGAGACCTATCCCAAACCCTGCGGCAATTGCGACAACTGCCTCACCCCGGCTGCCGCCTGGGACGCCACCGTGGCGGCGCAGAAGGCACTGAGTTGCGTGTATCGCAGTGGCCAGCGCTTCGGCGTGGGCCACCTGATCGACATCCTGCGTGGCAGCGAGAACGAGCGCATCAAGCAGCTGGGCCACGACCAGCTGAGCACCTATGGCATTGGCCGCGATCTGGACGAACGCACCTGGCGCAGCGTGTTCCGCCAACTGGTTGCTGCCAGCCTGCTGGAGGTAGACAGCGAAGGCCACGGCGGTCTGCGCCTGACCGATGCCAGCCGCCAGGTGCTCAAGGGCGAGCGCCAGGTGATGATGCGACGGGAAAACCCGTCCGCTGGCCGCGAGCGCGAGCGCAGCACCCAGCGCACCGGCCTGCCGGTGCAGCCGCAGGATCTGGCGCTGTTCAACGCCTTGCGCGGATTGCGCGCGGAGCTGGCCAAGGAGCAGAACGTGCCGGCCTTCGTCATCTTCCACGACAGCACGCTGCGCAATATCGCCGAGCAGCGGCCGACCAGTATCGATGCGCTGTCGCGCGTGGGCGGCATCGGTGGCGGCAAGCTGGCCCGGTATGGCGCGCAGCTGATCGACATCGTGCGCGAGCAAGGCTGA
- a CDS encoding PhoPQ-activated pathogenicity-related family protein, producing the protein MSLTTPYALALLLFTTGSALADTAAEQCTRPEVGFDKALVCYHDAVERQPLVYTRVATSTVNGVERRDYLLTSQTWSPESLVTPAVWQHAVAIYVPTDALPTRAVLLSTNGTRNAAAGSAAQPASELQPEALAALAQRSRTVVIALSDIPNQALTYRGDDTPRREDDSVAYTWSQFLQAPQQRKTLLLHVPMAAAIARTMSLAERELAPLRIHRFILAGASKRGWASWHATIADRRVEAVVPLVIDILNMPAVLDHMYRTYGGNWPIAFAPYARQGITAQLQTPEFAQLVQVQDPLSYLRSPYRKRLSVPKYIVNASGDDFFLPDNTRFFYDALPGSKALRMVPNSAHNGIRASVVDSLVPFIRRLQQRRALPQLSGALQAGTAPQIRLRSSERPAQLRLWSASNPQARDFRYACGIRYSATALPLPRGSKVAVPIQVPAVGWSAYFVEATYADGFVATSQTYVLGQQQYPTQAPPTDNAACSTLPGVAGRDVAR; encoded by the coding sequence ATGTCCCTGACGACACCTTATGCCCTCGCGCTGCTGCTGTTCACCACCGGATCGGCGCTGGCCGACACTGCTGCCGAACAATGCACGCGCCCGGAGGTCGGATTCGACAAGGCGCTGGTCTGCTATCACGACGCAGTGGAGCGACAGCCGCTGGTGTATACCCGCGTTGCCACCAGCACGGTGAACGGTGTGGAGCGGCGCGACTATCTGCTGACCTCGCAGACCTGGTCGCCCGAATCGCTGGTCACCCCGGCGGTGTGGCAGCACGCTGTGGCGATCTACGTCCCCACCGATGCGCTACCCACCCGCGCGGTGCTGCTGTCCACCAATGGCACCCGCAATGCGGCTGCGGGCAGCGCGGCGCAACCGGCCAGCGAGCTGCAACCCGAGGCGCTGGCAGCGCTGGCGCAGCGCAGCCGCACCGTGGTGATCGCGCTGAGCGACATTCCCAATCAGGCGCTGACCTATCGAGGAGACGACACGCCACGCCGCGAGGATGACAGCGTTGCCTATACCTGGTCGCAGTTCCTGCAAGCGCCGCAGCAGCGCAAGACCCTGCTGCTGCATGTGCCGATGGCGGCGGCGATCGCCCGCACCATGTCGCTGGCCGAGCGCGAGCTGGCGCCGCTGCGGATCCATCGTTTCATTCTCGCCGGTGCCTCCAAGCGCGGCTGGGCGAGCTGGCATGCCACCATCGCCGACCGGCGCGTGGAGGCGGTGGTGCCGTTGGTGATCGACATCCTCAACATGCCGGCCGTGCTGGACCATATGTACCGGACCTATGGCGGCAATTGGCCGATCGCATTCGCCCCCTACGCCAGGCAGGGAATCACCGCGCAGCTGCAGACGCCGGAGTTCGCGCAGCTGGTGCAGGTGCAGGATCCGCTCAGCTACCTGCGCTCCCCGTACCGCAAGCGCCTGTCGGTGCCCAAGTACATCGTCAACGCCAGTGGCGACGATTTCTTCCTGCCGGACAATACGCGGTTCTTTTACGACGCATTGCCTGGCAGCAAGGCCCTGCGCATGGTGCCCAACAGCGCGCATAACGGCATCCGCGCATCGGTGGTCGACAGCCTGGTGCCCTTCATCAGGCGATTGCAGCAGCGGCGTGCGCTCCCGCAGCTCAGCGGTGCACTGCAGGCAGGAACGGCACCGCAGATTCGCCTGCGCTCCTCCGAGCGCCCTGCCCAACTGCGGCTGTGGAGTGCCAGCAATCCCCAGGCGCGCGATTTCCGCTATGCCTGCGGCATCCGTTACAGCGCGACCGCGCTACCGCTACCACGCGGCAGCAAGGTGGCGGTGCCGATACAGGTTCCGGCAGTTGGTTGGAGCGCGTACTTCGTCGAAGCCACCTACGCCGATGGCTTCGTCGCCACCAGCCAGACCTATGTGCTTGGTCAGCAGCAATACCCCACCCAGGCACCGCCCACCGACAACGCCGCCTGCAGCACGCTACCGGGCGTTGCCGGCCGCGACGTAGCACGCTGA